From a region of the Drosophila virilis strain 15010-1051.87 chromosome 3, Dvir_AGI_RSII-ME, whole genome shotgun sequence genome:
- the LOC138911089 gene encoding uncharacterized protein, with protein MGHSQETIFGWILTGPVSKTSAKSVASFSTQVSLNPNAILDKLLITFWEEEDIPVKLEKESDLFCERNFQKTTKRDKNGRYLVTLPFKNADHIQLGHSRSIALAQFLRNENRLAKIAPLKEQYDAVIQEYLDLGHMRQVPPSNGSDNFYLPHHDVHKPDSTTTKLRVVTPPTRHRMVKV; from the coding sequence ATGGGGCACTCTCAAGAAACGATTTTCGGCTGGATCCTTACAGGCCCCGTTTCTAAGACCAGTGCCAAATCGGTCGCATCCTTTTCGACTCAAGTCTCGCTGAATCCAAATGCGATCTTGGATAAACTGCTCATAACATTTTGGGAGGAGGAGGATATTCCAGTAAAGCTAGAAAAGGAATCTGACCTGTTTTGTGAGCGCAATTTCCAAAAAACCACTAAAAGGGATAAAAACGGCAGATACTTGGTCACACTACCATTCAAGAATGCCGATCACATCCAGCTAGGCCATTCAAGGTCCATCGCACTAGCTCAATTTCTACGAAATGAGAATCGTCTGGCAAAAATTGCCCCCCTTAAGGAGCAGTACGATGCGGTGATCCAGGAATATCTGGACTTAGGTCACATGCGACAAGTCCCTCCAAGCAATGGTTCGGATAACTTTTATCTACCACACCATGATGTTCACAAGCCTGACAGTACCACGACCAAGCTCCGCGTAGTAACGCCTCCCACCCGTCATCGAATGGTAAAGGTCTGA
- the LOC138911090 gene encoding uncharacterized protein, with translation MYVDVVLAGAHSKSTADQAIAELRKAFESAEFPLRKWTSNEKDSLKAIPKDHLLRADFLEIEETCSAKTLRIRWKADTDEYSFAPYELTTKQSVSKREVLSQIAKLFDPAGWLGPVIIRAKIFKQEIWLQELGWDDPLPESLLTKTRVAPVKTVSLPRLELCGAALLSELSAALSPQLPSAGGDWFYWTESTIATDSDKWSHVRSEYNPADLASIGATPQVLVNNELWWHGPEWLRLPQNQWPIPSDPLPDTTIEYD, from the exons ATGTATGTTGACGTTGTACTAGCGGGAGCCCATTCCAAATCAACGGCAGATCAAGCAATTGCAGAACTCCGCAAAGCCTTTGAATCTGCCGAGTTCCCCTTGCGAAAATGGACATCAAATGAAAAGGACTCGCTAAAAGCGATTCCCAAGGACCACTTGCTTCGCGCCGACTTCTTAGAGATCGAAGAAACCTGTTCGGCAAAGACACTCAGGATCAGATGGAAAGCTGACACCGATGAGTACTCTTTCGCTCCATACGAGctaacaaccaaacagtccGTCTCCAAACGTGAAGTTCTTTCACAGATTGCCAAACTGTTCGATCCAGCAGGTTGGCTGGGTCCAGTTATTATTCGGGCAAAAATATTCAAGCAGGAGATCTGGCTCCAAGAACTGGGCTGGGACGATCCGCTACCTGAGAGTCTTCTCA CGAAAACGAGGGTCGCTCCGGTCAAAACGGTATCCTTGCCACGACTAGAGCTGTGCGGAGCAGCACTTCTGTCCGAGTTATCCGCTGCACTCAGTCCCCAGCTACCTTCCGCTGGCGGCGACTGGTTCTATTGGACGGAATCCACAATT GCCACCGACTCCGATAAATGGTCCCATGTGCGATCCGAGTACAATCCAGCGGACCTAGCGAGCATAGGTGCCACACCACAAGTGTTAGTCAACAATGAGCTGTGGTGGCACGGGCCAGAATGGTTACGCCTACCTCAGAACCAATGGCCCATTCCTTCAGATCCCCTCCCAGATACGACAATAGAGTACGATTAA